The Parashewanella tropica genome window below encodes:
- a CDS encoding SIMPL domain-containing protein: MSNGNNQSSISVISALLLALGIASAGYFISETIYKSKVALNTAQVKGLAERRVEADTAYWTIQYTVNGTSKSNIKKMYQQSENDQKMITHLLSESGFSKDEIKPGVIDYRAQEFRDENQKLVDKNYFLTGKIDVETDKVKLVSKVRAKLNALIAQGLDIQNHEPNYYFTKLNDIKPAMLKEATQNARIAANEFATNAGVKVGGIRNASQGSFIVRDIGQSYGDSHKIEKDVRVVTSVTFFLTD; the protein is encoded by the coding sequence ATGAGTAACGGTAACAATCAAAGTTCTATTTCTGTGATCTCCGCCTTGTTGCTAGCTTTAGGTATTGCAAGTGCGGGCTATTTTATTAGCGAAACCATCTACAAATCTAAAGTGGCATTGAACACTGCTCAAGTTAAAGGGTTAGCTGAGCGCAGGGTTGAAGCCGATACTGCGTATTGGACAATTCAATATACCGTTAACGGTACATCAAAATCGAACATTAAAAAAATGTACCAGCAATCTGAAAATGACCAAAAGATGATCACTCACCTATTGAGTGAAAGTGGCTTTTCAAAAGATGAAATCAAACCCGGTGTCATCGACTATCGAGCACAGGAATTCAGAGATGAGAACCAAAAGCTGGTAGACAAAAATTACTTTCTTACCGGAAAAATTGATGTTGAAACCGATAAGGTAAAGCTGGTGTCAAAAGTCAGAGCTAAGCTCAACGCTCTTATAGCTCAAGGGTTAGACATTCAAAACCATGAACCTAACTATTACTTTACCAAACTCAATGATATTAAACCTGCAATGCTCAAAGAAGCCACTCAGAATGCACGAATAGCTGCTAACGAATTTGCTACTAATGCAGGCGTAAAAGTAGGTGGAATTCGCAATGCCAGCCAAGGTAGCTTTATTGTAAGAGATATAGGACAAAGCTACGGTGACTCCCACAAAATAGAAAAAGATGTGAGAGTGGTAACGAGTGTCACCTTCTTTTTGACTGATTAA
- the ylqF gene encoding ribosome biogenesis GTPase YlqF, with the protein MSGRGIHWYPGHMHKARKEIEKVLPQVDLIIEVLDARIPYSSENPMIQQLRGDKPCIKLLNKSDLADPEITAQWIEYLEQEQGVKASAITTLQAAMVKKIPDLCRKLVPHRDTVEKDIRTMIMGIPNVGKSTIINTLAGRVIAKTGNEPAVTKAQQRINLRNGIVLSDTPGILWPKVDNPASSYRLAVTGAIKDTAMEYDDVAMFAAEYFLEAYPEEICKRYNLDELPRQDIELLEAIGRRHGALRSGGTIDYHKASEVLLHDYRSGKIGQLTLETPAMAEKEKVEVAEMMAIKEAEKKAKDEARRKKHSGKRH; encoded by the coding sequence ATGTCTGGAAGAGGCATTCATTGGTACCCAGGGCATATGCATAAAGCCCGTAAAGAAATTGAAAAGGTACTACCACAAGTTGATTTAATCATTGAAGTATTGGACGCTCGTATTCCATACAGCAGTGAAAATCCAATGATCCAACAACTGCGTGGTGATAAGCCTTGCATCAAGCTGCTAAATAAAAGCGATTTAGCTGATCCAGAAATTACAGCACAATGGATTGAGTACCTTGAGCAAGAGCAAGGGGTAAAAGCCAGTGCCATCACAACGTTACAAGCGGCGATGGTGAAAAAAATCCCTGATCTATGTCGTAAACTGGTTCCTCACAGAGATACGGTAGAAAAAGACATTCGAACCATGATCATGGGCATTCCTAATGTTGGCAAATCTACCATCATCAACACCTTAGCTGGTCGAGTGATTGCAAAAACGGGTAATGAACCTGCGGTAACCAAAGCTCAGCAACGCATCAACCTTCGTAACGGTATCGTACTTTCAGACACGCCCGGCATTCTATGGCCTAAAGTAGACAATCCTGCCAGTAGTTATCGTTTAGCGGTCACTGGAGCAATCAAAGATACCGCGATGGAATACGATGATGTTGCTATGTTTGCCGCTGAATACTTCCTTGAGGCTTATCCTGAAGAAATTTGTAAACGCTATAACCTTGATGAATTACCAAGACAAGATATTGAACTATTAGAAGCCATTGGTCGCCGCCATGGGGCACTGCGTTCAGGCGGTACGATTGATTACCATAAAGCCTCTGAAGTTCTGCTGCATGATTATCGAAGTGGAAAAATCGGACAACTGACGTTAGAAACGCCTGCGATGGCAGAAAAAGAAAAAGTTGAAGTGGCTGAAATGATGGCAATTAAAGAAGCCGAGAAAAAAGCAAAAGACGAAGCCCGACGTAAAAAGCACTCAGGGAAAAGGCATTAA
- a CDS encoding YeaC family protein translates to MDLHKIIDDMPEEVYLRMRSAMELGKWENGVALTDEQREHALQVVMLYQARHLEQTDHFTIGSEGQINELSKSELKKQFKGDTIAEFKQDEF, encoded by the coding sequence ATGGATTTGCATAAGATCATTGATGATATGCCAGAGGAAGTATACCTACGTATGCGCTCTGCAATGGAATTAGGTAAATGGGAAAATGGCGTAGCATTAACCGATGAACAGCGCGAACATGCATTGCAAGTGGTTATGCTGTATCAAGCTCGTCATTTAGAGCAGACAGACCATTTTACCATAGGCTCTGAAGGACAGATTAACGAACTGTCTAAGTCTGAGCTAAAAAAGCAGTTTAAAGGCGACACTATCGCTGAGTTTAAGCAAGACGAGTTTTAA
- a CDS encoding zinc ribbon domain-containing protein yields the protein MALIPCPYCKKQISSLAKQCQHCDAKLTGDNEARLNIAKINQASKLQTHSFIAMTLFVAGVVIWFWGGEPAEGTRMYAGAVCFTFGFIGYLITRVRIILHKRRSV from the coding sequence ATGGCACTCATTCCATGTCCATATTGTAAAAAGCAGATCTCAAGCTTAGCTAAGCAATGTCAACATTGTGATGCTAAATTGACTGGAGACAATGAAGCGAGATTGAATATCGCTAAAATTAATCAAGCCAGTAAACTTCAAACTCATAGTTTTATTGCCATGACCTTATTTGTTGCTGGAGTGGTGATTTGGTTTTGGGGTGGTGAGCCAGCTGAGGGCACTCGTATGTATGCGGGTGCCGTGTGCTTTACGTTCGGCTTTATTGGTTATTTGATCACTCGAGTTAGAATCATTTTACACAAGCGTAGGAGCGTCTAA
- a CDS encoding M14 family metallopeptidase has product MRITDNFDGGNIEVISIENKDNIELNIRPDEGGEFYQWFNFRFQGQVGSEYTFNILNAGTSSYVKGWEGYDAVASYDRDNWFRVPTEFKDGKLTIKLDLQCDAIQIAYFAPYSYERHLDLLSSVQLHPEVSLEHLGLTLDGRDMTLVKVGDGDASKKNIWITARQHPGETMAEWTIEGLLHRLLDQNCPTSKSLLDKANFYIVPNMNPDGSVRGHLRTNAVGVNLNREWQSPSLEKSPEVYYVTEKMKQVGVDLFYDVHGDEGLPYVFLAGAEGVPNYDERLANLQADFVSALQMASADFQTEFGYDKDEPGQANLTVASNWVAHTFDCLSNTLEMPFKDNDNLPDPFMGWSPERSVYVGEASLLAMLAVVDKLR; this is encoded by the coding sequence ATGCGTATTACCGATAATTTTGATGGTGGCAATATTGAAGTCATCAGCATTGAGAATAAAGACAATATTGAGCTAAATATTCGCCCAGATGAAGGTGGAGAGTTCTATCAGTGGTTTAACTTTCGTTTTCAAGGACAAGTGGGTAGCGAATACACCTTCAATATCTTGAACGCTGGTACTTCTTCTTATGTAAAAGGTTGGGAAGGCTATGATGCGGTGGCGAGTTATGACCGTGATAACTGGTTCCGTGTTCCGACTGAATTCAAAGATGGCAAGCTAACCATTAAGTTAGATCTACAATGTGATGCCATCCAAATTGCGTATTTTGCTCCGTATAGCTATGAACGCCACTTAGATCTTTTAAGCTCAGTACAGCTTCACCCAGAAGTGTCTTTAGAGCATTTAGGTCTAACGCTAGATGGTCGTGATATGACTTTGGTTAAAGTCGGTGATGGTGATGCATCTAAAAAGAATATCTGGATCACCGCTCGTCAACATCCGGGCGAAACCATGGCAGAGTGGACGATAGAGGGCTTGCTTCATCGTTTACTTGATCAAAACTGCCCAACGTCAAAGAGCTTATTGGATAAAGCCAACTTTTACATTGTGCCAAATATGAATCCTGATGGTAGCGTTCGTGGTCATTTACGTACCAATGCCGTCGGTGTAAACCTAAACCGTGAGTGGCAATCACCAAGCTTAGAAAAAAGCCCAGAAGTGTATTACGTTACAGAAAAAATGAAGCAAGTTGGTGTTGATTTGTTTTATGACGTACATGGTGATGAAGGTCTACCTTATGTATTCCTCGCGGGAGCTGAAGGTGTGCCAAACTACGATGAACGTTTAGCTAACCTGCAAGCTGATTTTGTTTCTGCATTACAAATGGCGTCGGCGGATTTCCAAACCGAATTTGGTTATGACAAAGACGAGCCGGGTCAAGCCAACCTAACAGTTGCTTCAAACTGGGTGGCACATACGTTTGACTGTTTATCTAATACTTTAGAAATGCCATTTAAAGATAACGACAACTTACCTGATCCATTTATGGGTTGGTCACCTGAGCGCAGTGTATATGTAGGTGAAGCATCATTACTGGCAATGCTAGCGGTTGTAGATAAGCTGAGGTAA
- a CDS encoding amino acid aminotransferase, whose product MIFTDIEQAAADPILGLNDAFKADTRDTKVNLGVGVYKDDAGQTPILSVVKKAEAKLLEVEKSKNYLGIEGVQQFNHAVQTLLFGDNAEVIAQKRAVTVQAPGGTGALRIGSEFILRHTQSRTIWVSNPTWANHQNIFTTVGLEVKTYSYYNAETHGLNFDAMLADLQHAVEGDLVLLHGCCHNPTGIDLNNTQWQTIADLCLEKSLIPFFDFAYQGFGRGTEEDAQGLRIVAAKVPELIVANSFSKNFGLYNERIGALTLVAENADVAARSYSQIKRVIRANYSNPPAHGALIVSTILSDFELNQEWQRELEEMRTRIAQMRELFVDTLMAEGVTQDFSFIKHQMGMFSFSGLNKEQVQQLREQFAIYIVGSGRISVAGMTTSNIPVICKAITRVC is encoded by the coding sequence ATGATTTTCACCGATATTGAACAAGCGGCCGCAGATCCTATTCTTGGCTTGAATGACGCCTTTAAAGCCGATACTCGCGATACGAAAGTTAACCTAGGCGTCGGAGTGTATAAGGATGATGCGGGACAAACGCCAATTCTCAGTGTGGTGAAAAAGGCAGAAGCCAAATTATTAGAGGTAGAAAAAAGTAAGAACTATTTGGGGATCGAAGGTGTTCAACAGTTTAACCATGCTGTTCAAACTCTATTATTTGGTGATAACGCTGAGGTTATAGCACAAAAACGTGCGGTAACGGTTCAAGCTCCGGGTGGTACAGGTGCATTAAGAATTGGCTCTGAATTTATTTTACGCCACACTCAATCTCGTACTATTTGGGTGAGCAATCCGACTTGGGCAAATCATCAAAATATTTTCACGACAGTAGGGCTTGAAGTCAAAACCTACAGTTACTACAACGCCGAAACTCATGGTCTAAATTTCGATGCTATGCTTGCAGACCTTCAACATGCAGTAGAAGGTGATTTAGTTCTGCTTCATGGTTGTTGCCATAACCCAACGGGTATTGATTTAAATAATACTCAGTGGCAAACGATTGCTGACTTATGTTTAGAAAAATCACTAATCCCATTTTTTGATTTTGCGTATCAAGGTTTCGGACGCGGTACAGAAGAAGATGCACAAGGTTTAAGAATTGTTGCCGCTAAAGTGCCAGAATTGATCGTGGCTAACTCATTTTCTAAGAACTTTGGTTTATACAACGAGCGTATTGGTGCATTAACCCTTGTTGCTGAAAATGCTGATGTAGCTGCTCGTTCATACAGCCAAATAAAGCGTGTGATCCGGGCCAACTATTCTAATCCTCCTGCTCATGGCGCTTTGATTGTCAGTACGATTCTAAGCGACTTTGAACTTAATCAAGAGTGGCAACGAGAACTGGAAGAAATGCGCACTCGTATCGCGCAAATGCGAGAGCTTTTTGTTGATACTCTAATGGCTGAAGGCGTCACCCAAGACTTTAGCTTTATTAAGCATCAAATGGGAATGTTTAGTTTCTCAGGTTTGAATAAAGAACAAGTACAACAGCTTCGTGAACAGTTTGCTATTTACATTGTTGGCTCAGGTCGAATTAGCGTGGCAGGAATGACCACAAGTAATATTCCGGTTATTTGCAAGGCTATTACAAGGGTCTGTTGA
- a CDS encoding glyceraldehyde-3-phosphate dehydrogenase codes for MNADKHLKSWQERFELAEAMQPLLGKLYRNQGVEVVMYGKPLINASTIEIIKAHRLVRRFVGDKLRLRESFPFVEALSKLDIKHCKVDIGKLAVNYWRNHEDASNIEAYIALELGQGINNDADKEPKDVVLYGFGRIGRLLARLLIEKTGSSNLLRLRAIVLRGGRKGDLEKRASLLRRDSVHGPFNGSVSIDEENNAIIANGTYIQVIYANSPDEVDYTQYGINNALVVDNTGIWKDEDGLGLHLKSIGAAKVLLTAPAKGGIKNVVYGVNHDDITAEDTIMSAASCTTNAITPVLKALNDKFGIDNGHVETIHSYTNDQNLIDNYHKADRRGRSAPLNMVITSTGAAKAVSKALPEMEGKLTGNAIRVPTPNVSMAILSLNLNTEVSKEDVNTYLRDMALHSDLQHQIDYTESTEIVSSDLVGSRYAGVVDSQATIAEGKRATLYVWYDNEFGYSCQVVSVMEKMLGLTTLSLPN; via the coding sequence ATGAACGCTGATAAACACCTAAAAAGTTGGCAAGAACGTTTCGAACTCGCAGAAGCTATGCAACCGCTACTGGGCAAGCTGTATCGAAATCAAGGTGTGGAAGTAGTAATGTATGGTAAGCCACTTATTAATGCTTCTACCATCGAAATCATTAAAGCTCACCGTTTGGTTCGCCGCTTTGTGGGTGACAAACTTCGTCTACGTGAGAGCTTCCCGTTTGTTGAGGCGTTAAGCAAACTAGATATCAAACACTGTAAAGTGGATATTGGAAAACTGGCAGTAAACTATTGGCGTAATCATGAAGATGCGAGCAATATTGAAGCGTATATAGCGCTTGAGTTAGGTCAAGGCATCAACAATGACGCAGATAAAGAGCCAAAAGATGTTGTTCTTTACGGTTTTGGTCGTATCGGTCGTCTTCTTGCTCGTCTTCTTATTGAAAAAACAGGTAGCAGTAACTTACTTCGTCTACGTGCAATCGTATTGCGTGGTGGTCGTAAGGGTGATCTAGAAAAACGTGCTAGTTTGCTTCGTCGTGATTCAGTACATGGTCCATTTAATGGTTCAGTTTCTATTGATGAAGAAAACAATGCCATTATCGCGAACGGTACTTACATTCAAGTTATCTATGCGAACTCTCCTGATGAAGTAGATTACACCCAATACGGCATCAACAATGCACTCGTTGTTGATAACACGGGTATCTGGAAGGATGAAGATGGTCTTGGTCTTCACCTTAAGTCGATAGGTGCGGCTAAAGTTCTACTTACTGCTCCTGCAAAAGGCGGTATTAAGAACGTTGTTTATGGTGTTAACCATGATGATATTACTGCTGAAGACACAATCATGTCTGCTGCAAGTTGTACTACTAACGCGATCACCCCAGTACTTAAAGCGTTGAACGACAAGTTTGGTATCGACAATGGGCACGTTGAGACCATTCACTCTTACACGAACGACCAGAACTTGATTGATAACTATCACAAAGCTGACCGTCGTGGTCGTAGTGCGCCACTAAACATGGTTATTACTTCTACTGGTGCAGCAAAAGCAGTTTCAAAAGCATTACCTGAAATGGAAGGTAAACTAACGGGCAACGCAATTCGCGTTCCTACGCCAAACGTTTCTATGGCAATCTTGAGCTTGAACTTGAATACTGAAGTAAGCAAAGAAGACGTAAACACTTATCTACGTGATATGGCGCTGCATTCAGATCTTCAACATCAAATTGATTACACTGAGTCTACTGAAATCGTATCAAGTGATTTGGTTGGTTCACGTTACGCTGGTGTTGTTGATTCTCAAGCAACCATTGCAGAAGGTAAGCGAGCTACTTTATATGTATGGTATGACAACGAATTTGGTTATAGCTGCCAAGTCGTGAGCGTAATGGAAAAAATGTTAGGTTTGACGACACTTTCTCTACCTAATTAA
- the gap gene encoding type I glyceraldehyde-3-phosphate dehydrogenase, with protein MTIRVAINGYGRIGRNVLRALYESEKDYPIQIVAINDLGDAAINAHLTKYDSVHGRFNAKVDHDEEAIYVNGDKILTFQERDPANLPWGDLDVDVVYECTGIFASKEAVQPHLNSGAKKVIISAPGKNVDATVVYGVNQDVLTADMTVISNASCTTNCLAPFAKPLNDELGIESGLMTTIHAYTNDQRLSDVYHSDLRRARAAALSMIPTKTGAAAAVGLVVPELQGKFDGMAVRVPTANVSLVDLSFIASRDTTVEEVNDIIKRAAAQYPLSEALAVNEQPLVSIDFNHDAHSSNFDATQTRVSGRLVKVMSWYDNEWGFSNRMLDNTVALMNAK; from the coding sequence ATGACTATCCGCGTAGCTATTAACGGTTACGGCCGTATCGGTCGAAATGTTTTACGTGCTCTATACGAGAGCGAAAAAGATTACCCAATCCAAATCGTTGCAATTAACGATTTAGGCGATGCTGCAATCAATGCGCATCTAACTAAATATGACTCTGTTCATGGTCGTTTTAACGCTAAAGTCGATCACGACGAAGAAGCGATTTACGTGAATGGTGATAAGATCCTTACTTTCCAAGAGCGTGATCCAGCCAACTTGCCTTGGGGTGACCTAGACGTTGATGTTGTTTACGAATGTACTGGTATCTTCGCATCTAAAGAAGCGGTTCAACCTCACCTAAACTCTGGCGCTAAGAAAGTTATCATTTCTGCTCCAGGTAAAAACGTTGATGCAACTGTGGTTTACGGTGTAAACCAAGATGTGCTAACTGCAGACATGACTGTTATCTCAAACGCTTCTTGTACTACCAACTGTTTAGCACCATTCGCTAAGCCGTTAAACGACGAGCTAGGTATCGAGTCTGGTCTTATGACGACTATCCACGCTTACACCAACGATCAGCGTCTATCTGACGTTTATCACAGTGACTTACGTCGTGCTCGTGCTGCAGCGTTATCTATGATCCCAACTAAAACTGGTGCAGCTGCAGCAGTGGGTCTAGTAGTTCCTGAGCTTCAAGGTAAGTTCGACGGCATGGCTGTTCGAGTTCCTACTGCTAACGTTTCTCTTGTTGACTTATCTTTCATTGCTTCTCGTGACACTACCGTTGAAGAAGTTAACGACATCATCAAGCGTGCTGCGGCTCAGTACCCACTTTCAGAAGCACTTGCTGTAAATGAACAGCCTTTAGTGTCTATCGACTTTAACCATGATGCACACTCTTCTAACTTCGATGCGACTCAAACTCGTGTTAGCGGTCGTCTAGTTAAAGTGATGTCTTGGTATGACAACGAGTGGGGCTTCAGCAACCGTATGCTGGACAACACTGTTGCGCTAATGAACGCTAAGTAA